Proteins encoded by one window of Collimonas fungivorans:
- a CDS encoding DUF2058 domain-containing protein: MASLQEQFLKAGLVDKNKVKLANQDKNKQKKAERRSGTASVDETRLAALETLRKNAERARELNAQRDAAATQKAIVAQIAQMVQKNRQSLGKGDIAYNFTHDKKVERLYVSAAVQAHLIAGRLVIICLGEARELVPRIIADKIAERDASIVVRVNKTSTEVDEDDPYAAFQIPDDLMW; the protein is encoded by the coding sequence ATGGCCTCTTTGCAAGAGCAATTCCTGAAAGCCGGCCTGGTTGACAAAAATAAAGTCAAACTGGCCAACCAGGACAAGAACAAGCAGAAAAAAGCTGAGCGCCGCAGCGGCACGGCCAGCGTCGATGAAACGCGCCTGGCGGCGCTCGAGACGCTGCGCAAGAATGCCGAGCGGGCTCGCGAACTGAACGCCCAGCGCGACGCCGCCGCTACCCAAAAGGCGATCGTGGCGCAAATTGCCCAGATGGTGCAGAAAAATCGCCAAAGCTTGGGTAAAGGCGACATCGCCTACAATTTCACCCACGACAAGAAGGTCGAGCGGCTGTACGTGTCGGCCGCGGTCCAGGCGCATTTGATCGCCGGGCGCCTGGTGATCATCTGCCTGGGTGAGGCCCGGGAATTGGTGCCCAGGATAATCGCCGACAAGATCGCGGAGCGCGATGCCTCGATCGTGGTGCGGGTGAACAAGACCAGCACCGAGGTCGATGAGGACGATCCGTATGCGGCTTTCCAGATCCCGGACGACCTGATGTGGTAG
- a CDS encoding DUF1801 domain-containing protein, which yields MKKSDTSQGLPASELISQRIAELGDWRGDTLGRMRKLVKEAAPDVVEEWKWMGTPVWSRDGIICTGESYKDKVKLTFAKGASLKDPAGLFNSSLDGNVRRAIDIHEGEEVDGPGFKALVLEAVTLNIAGKSKPAKKAKS from the coding sequence ATGAAAAAATCGGACACGAGCCAAGGCCTGCCGGCATCGGAGCTCATCTCGCAAAGAATCGCCGAGCTCGGGGACTGGCGCGGAGACACCCTCGGCAGGATGCGCAAGCTGGTCAAGGAAGCCGCCCCGGACGTGGTCGAAGAATGGAAGTGGATGGGCACCCCGGTCTGGTCGCGCGACGGCATCATCTGCACCGGCGAATCCTACAAGGACAAGGTGAAGCTTACCTTCGCCAAGGGCGCGTCCCTGAAGGATCCGGCCGGTCTCTTCAACTCCAGTCTCGACGGCAACGTGCGCCGCGCGATCGACATCCACGAAGGAGAAGAAGTCGACGGCCCCGGCTTCAAGGCGCTGGTTCTGGAGGCGGTTACCCTGAACATTGCCGGCAAGTCGAAGCCGGCGAAGAAAGCAAAGTCCTGA
- a CDS encoding SRPBCC family protein, protein MMQTDDTKTLIVERELPHPAEKIWRALTQAPLIEEWLMKNDFQPVVGHRFDLRADWGVVDCEVLAVEPNKTLSYTWEAMGLKSVVTWTLTPTSTGTHLHMEQSGFRPDQQQAYQGAKYGWQKFLAALDQVVAELA, encoded by the coding sequence ATGATGCAGACCGACGACACCAAAACGCTGATTGTAGAAAGAGAGTTGCCGCACCCCGCCGAGAAGATCTGGCGCGCCTTGACGCAAGCCCCCTTGATCGAGGAGTGGCTGATGAAAAACGACTTCCAGCCTGTGGTGGGCCACCGTTTCGATCTGCGCGCGGACTGGGGCGTTGTCGACTGCGAGGTCCTGGCAGTCGAGCCGAACAAAACGCTGTCTTACACCTGGGAAGCCATGGGTCTCAAGAGTGTCGTCACCTGGACCCTTACTCCGACAAGTACGGGCACCCACCTGCACATGGAACAGTCGGGCTTCCGGCCGGACCAGCAGCAGGCCTATCAGGGCGCCAAGTACGGATGGCAGAAATTCCTTGCTGCCCTGGACCAGGTTGTCGCCGAGCTGGCGTAA
- a CDS encoding ArsR/SmtB family transcription factor: MHTEPTTVLKNLSDPTRRAIFERLSRDGEMTVHALTGPSGVSQPAISKHLGALKLAGLVRGRREGRETYYSAEPKALAPLIDWLSFYSTFWHGRFDQLETLLKRMDQ, encoded by the coding sequence ATGCACACAGAACCGACAACCGTCCTGAAAAACTTGTCAGATCCAACCAGGCGCGCAATTTTCGAGCGCCTGAGCAGGGACGGTGAAATGACGGTGCATGCCTTGACCGGTCCGTCGGGAGTATCGCAACCCGCCATTTCGAAGCATCTCGGCGCGCTCAAGCTGGCTGGCCTGGTGCGCGGCCGGCGCGAGGGACGCGAGACGTATTACAGCGCCGAACCGAAAGCGCTGGCGCCGCTGATTGACTGGCTCAGTTTTTATTCGACCTTCTGGCATGGTCGATTTGACCAATTGGAAACCCTGTTGAAAAGGATGGATCAATGA
- a CDS encoding NADP-dependent oxidoreductase, with the protein MNNIRALVLTEYGGPAALKISSVEAPTAGAGQVLVRVHAAGINGLDWKVREGYVRDAFPLQLPTVLGIELAGVVEAVGPGVTQLRKGDRVMGPRGGLGAYADLVAVDQANLSLVPDSLSFVDAAALPVASVAAWQSLNFAGPIRAGQRILIQGAAGGLGGFAVQYAHQAGAVVFATALEAHADYVRSLGADHVIAYDKEQFETSVNDIDLVLDYIGGEVLNRSWSVLAEDGVIVSTASPAILASIPAGRRGLWFMSSPDAARLQAIAEDVAHGRLQSKVGAVVRFDELPAMIERNRTEPQVGKTVVDFAL; encoded by the coding sequence ATGAACAATATCCGTGCATTGGTTCTTACCGAATACGGCGGCCCAGCCGCCCTCAAGATTTCGTCAGTCGAAGCGCCCACGGCAGGAGCAGGCCAAGTGCTGGTCCGCGTCCACGCCGCCGGCATCAACGGACTGGACTGGAAGGTCCGGGAAGGCTATGTCCGAGACGCCTTTCCACTGCAGCTGCCGACCGTCTTGGGCATCGAACTGGCCGGAGTGGTCGAAGCAGTAGGCCCGGGCGTCACACAGCTACGCAAAGGCGATCGCGTAATGGGACCACGTGGCGGATTGGGCGCCTATGCCGACCTGGTAGCGGTAGACCAGGCCAACCTCAGCCTGGTGCCCGACTCGCTGAGCTTCGTCGACGCGGCAGCATTGCCCGTGGCCTCAGTGGCTGCTTGGCAAAGCCTCAATTTTGCTGGCCCGATACGCGCCGGCCAGCGCATCCTTATCCAAGGCGCGGCTGGCGGTCTCGGAGGATTCGCGGTGCAGTACGCGCATCAGGCCGGGGCTGTGGTATTTGCCACCGCCTTGGAGGCGCATGCCGACTACGTCCGCAGCCTGGGCGCTGACCACGTCATCGCCTACGACAAAGAGCAGTTCGAAACCTCGGTAAACGACATCGATCTCGTGCTTGACTACATTGGCGGCGAAGTGCTGAACCGCTCGTGGTCCGTCCTCGCCGAAGATGGCGTCATCGTTAGCACCGCATCGCCGGCCATCCTGGCAAGCATCCCCGCAGGGCGTCGTGGCTTGTGGTTCATGAGCTCACCGGATGCCGCACGGCTGCAAGCGATCGCAGAGGACGTGGCGCACGGACGCTTGCAGTCAAAGGTCGGCGCCGTCGTGCGCTTCGACGAACTGCCCGCGATGATCGAGCGCAATCGGACTGAGCCGCAAGTCGGCAAGACCGTGGTGGATTTCGCCCTCTGA
- a CDS encoding LysR family transcriptional regulator, protein MDFNALEDFQLVASHGGFGKASRASGRSKATLSRRVADLEEALGIRLIERGARSLELTEAGQLLRARTEGPMHEVVEAVAAARDGLATPRGRLRIAAPLVFSQLALGRIAARFLVSYPEVQIEAVAEDRLVNLVDEHFDVAIRINPSKDSTLVGRCFAKDRLVLAAAPSVQMPKGDRDKPFPVPAVVTPSYRDGDVWSVRNGQFTVEPRPVLHLSSLLMVRDAIAAGAGAAMLPQSIIGSMLEKGELVSWGIAGDEVELWVLHTSRRLQSPKVRAFVEFMCKQYPGGSFTIPIR, encoded by the coding sequence ATGGATTTCAACGCCCTTGAAGACTTCCAGCTAGTGGCCTCTCACGGAGGTTTTGGAAAAGCCAGCCGCGCCAGCGGCCGGTCTAAGGCAACTCTGTCGCGTCGGGTCGCCGATCTCGAAGAAGCACTTGGCATTCGACTCATCGAGCGAGGTGCTCGTAGCCTGGAGTTGACCGAAGCAGGCCAGCTGCTGCGAGCCAGAACGGAGGGACCGATGCACGAGGTTGTCGAAGCTGTAGCGGCAGCACGGGATGGCCTTGCGACGCCGCGAGGCCGTTTGCGTATCGCGGCGCCGCTCGTGTTTTCGCAGTTGGCGCTGGGGCGTATTGCCGCTCGGTTCCTGGTGAGCTATCCCGAAGTGCAGATCGAAGCTGTGGCTGAGGATCGTCTCGTCAATCTGGTAGACGAGCATTTCGATGTCGCCATACGGATCAATCCGAGCAAGGACAGCACATTGGTCGGCAGGTGCTTTGCCAAAGACCGGCTGGTCCTTGCTGCTGCGCCATCGGTTCAGATGCCGAAGGGAGATCGCGACAAGCCGTTCCCCGTTCCGGCAGTCGTCACGCCGAGCTATCGCGACGGCGATGTCTGGTCGGTTCGCAATGGTCAGTTCACCGTCGAGCCGCGACCTGTTCTGCATCTGTCTTCGCTCCTGATGGTTCGCGATGCGATTGCCGCCGGCGCAGGGGCAGCGATGCTGCCGCAGTCCATCATTGGGAGCATGCTGGAAAAAGGCGAACTGGTATCGTGGGGAATCGCCGGCGACGAAGTCGAGCTGTGGGTTCTGCACACCTCTCGCCGCTTGCAAAGTCCCAAAGTTCGGGCTTTCGTGGAGTTCATGTGCAAGCAGTACCCTGGTGGATCGTTCACCATTCCAATCCGATAA
- a CDS encoding AAA family ATPase, producing MNNSYRPTGTATLVWRIYMFSARLNLLGTPEFHNAETGQKIKLGYAKLVLLLAYLALEPRAHTRESLADLLWPELNEHDAKANLRRALFNLQQALVLAKLDKSLVYADRSIVRLAKERFWIDADEFDNWEKIDCIKLTEQQLGLYRGPLLDGIFPAGERLANWLQLRREQCERKNISLLEHAVVLHANAGEFDVMERRCQQLISADFLSELAHSRLMRMHLEMGNQAAARKIYDAYCSMTLQHLGTSPSNEITSLFDKSVFQPPATTQAARSDLVPGKFPAPETRREYRLVSTLYIELFPLVHCDREAWLRLSAAAIVRLRGLLSKYCGTFRQQSNSVVIAYFGYPISNEFITEWSLAAGLSIRQCIAQEFRHVGIRSAVHADMMMTGPGYTLPDILGECTTIARRLAESASTGTLLASAETRHGIASVFDMKSLDGAPHNAFEVRALREPYNEIRKGEPSHRPTFVGRRDELKALDLAWEKASVEGGAYVQLTGEAGVGKSRLVREFLGTKRIQFGNEYRVCFHIENLLSPLHPILALARSLGAPPRRTTSDESTGLTSASVLPDMVSVDDSESTLLSNILSAHEKYARGYSILEREKLFSSIVGSLKRSHKKSLAVLVFEDIQWADKVSLDFIAWLRENRSSLGIFLLLTSRKHPKISGSALSPGISMDIKPLNMAEASRMALQFPQFFEASSTWRPLLLKMADGIPLFLEKLLQNPSPEGHFTCPKPLRNLLTERIDRLGEIRQVLCHASCIGFRFGLHVLAEIESVSIRKCQQLIKALLDSGLIEQRPEPGYFQFRYRLVREVAYSMLTFEERQRILARIAEPNPL from the coding sequence TTGAATAACAGCTATCGCCCGACAGGCACAGCGACGCTTGTTTGGAGAATCTATATGTTTAGCGCGCGTTTGAATTTATTAGGTACGCCGGAATTCCACAATGCTGAAACCGGCCAGAAAATAAAACTCGGATATGCAAAGCTAGTCCTTCTATTGGCATATCTTGCACTGGAACCCCGAGCCCATACCCGCGAATCACTTGCCGATCTGTTGTGGCCGGAATTGAATGAACATGATGCCAAGGCCAATCTGCGCCGGGCGCTGTTCAATCTGCAGCAGGCACTTGTCCTGGCCAAGCTGGATAAGTCGCTGGTTTATGCGGATCGCAGCATTGTCCGACTTGCCAAAGAGCGCTTCTGGATCGATGCAGACGAATTCGATAACTGGGAAAAGATCGACTGCATAAAATTAACCGAGCAACAACTTGGCCTTTACAGGGGCCCGTTGCTGGACGGGATTTTTCCTGCCGGCGAAAGGCTTGCCAACTGGTTGCAGCTTAGGAGAGAACAATGCGAACGGAAAAATATTTCACTGCTTGAGCATGCCGTCGTCTTGCACGCAAATGCGGGTGAGTTCGATGTTATGGAACGGCGGTGCCAACAGCTCATTTCGGCGGATTTCCTCAGTGAATTGGCGCATTCTCGTCTCATGCGCATGCATCTTGAGATGGGCAATCAGGCCGCGGCCCGAAAAATATACGATGCGTATTGCAGCATGACCCTGCAACACCTCGGAACTTCGCCTTCAAACGAGATCACCTCGCTGTTCGATAAATCCGTATTTCAACCGCCGGCAACAACGCAGGCAGCAAGGTCCGATCTTGTTCCGGGAAAATTTCCCGCGCCCGAAACAAGGCGAGAATATCGATTGGTTTCCACCCTCTACATCGAGCTGTTCCCACTTGTCCATTGTGACCGGGAGGCATGGCTTCGCTTGAGCGCGGCGGCCATCGTGCGCTTGCGCGGATTGCTCTCGAAATACTGCGGCACCTTCCGGCAGCAGTCGAATTCTGTCGTTATCGCCTATTTCGGTTATCCGATTTCAAACGAATTCATAACGGAATGGTCCTTGGCCGCGGGGCTGTCCATCCGCCAATGCATCGCGCAAGAGTTCCGTCATGTCGGAATCCGCAGCGCGGTGCATGCCGACATGATGATGACAGGCCCGGGATATACCTTGCCAGACATACTTGGGGAATGTACTACGATTGCCCGCCGCCTGGCGGAGTCAGCCTCGACAGGAACACTCCTTGCATCGGCAGAGACCCGGCATGGAATTGCATCGGTGTTTGACATGAAATCCCTTGACGGCGCTCCGCATAATGCTTTTGAGGTGCGAGCGTTGCGAGAGCCTTACAATGAAATACGCAAAGGCGAGCCATCGCATCGGCCCACGTTCGTGGGACGCAGGGATGAGCTCAAAGCGCTGGACCTGGCGTGGGAAAAAGCCTCTGTCGAGGGCGGAGCGTATGTGCAGCTGACCGGCGAAGCGGGGGTCGGCAAGTCTCGTCTGGTACGGGAATTCCTCGGCACAAAAAGAATACAGTTCGGCAATGAGTATCGTGTCTGTTTTCACATCGAAAATTTGCTGTCGCCGTTGCATCCCATCCTTGCGCTGGCCCGTTCGCTTGGCGCCCCCCCGCGTCGCACTACCTCAGACGAAAGTACCGGATTGACATCAGCCAGTGTACTTCCTGATATGGTCTCGGTGGATGACAGTGAGTCAACCCTGTTATCGAATATCCTGAGCGCACATGAAAAATATGCTCGCGGATATTCCATCCTTGAGCGAGAAAAATTGTTCTCTTCGATTGTCGGCAGTCTGAAAAGAAGTCACAAAAAGTCTCTTGCCGTACTGGTGTTTGAAGATATTCAATGGGCAGATAAAGTTTCGCTCGACTTCATCGCCTGGCTCAGAGAGAACAGAAGTTCACTGGGTATATTTTTATTGCTTACCTCCAGAAAGCATCCGAAAATATCAGGCTCGGCTCTGAGTCCCGGCATCTCGATGGACATAAAACCGCTTAACATGGCTGAGGCGAGCAGGATGGCGCTACAGTTTCCTCAATTTTTCGAGGCGTCGTCGACATGGCGGCCTCTGCTGCTCAAAATGGCAGATGGCATTCCGTTATTTCTTGAAAAGCTGCTTCAAAACCCCAGTCCTGAAGGCCACTTCACCTGCCCAAAGCCGCTGCGCAACCTGTTGACGGAGAGGATAGACAGGCTCGGAGAGATACGCCAGGTGTTGTGTCATGCCTCGTGTATAGGTTTCCGATTCGGGTTGCATGTCTTGGCCGAAATCGAATCGGTGAGTATCCGCAAATGCCAGCAACTGATCAAGGCGTTGCTCGATTCGGGTTTGATTGAACAGAGGCCGGAACCGGGCTATTTCCAATTTCGTTACAGGCTGGTGCGAGAAGTAGCCTATAGCATGTTAACGTTTGAAGAGCGGCAACGGATCCTTGCAAGGATAGCCGAGCCCAATCCATTGTAA